The following DNA comes from Bacillus sp. 2205SS5-2.
TATGTGGATATCATTAGTAATCTAGAACGTATTGGGGACCACGCGGTGAATATCGCAGAAGCTGTTTTGGGCGAAGAATAAGAAAACTATCAATTTTTGGTCGGACCCAATACAATGAAAGCAAGGAGAAATTCTCCTTGCTTTTTTTGAAAAGAATTAGTGAAAAAGCGGTCTCTTTACTAGCTCAAAGAGACTTGTTTTTTCTTGGGAGGTGAGATTATGGAGTGGCTTTATTGGGGAATTGTTGTATTGTGTATTATCGTTTCATTTGTTGGCCTAATTTATCCCATCATTCCTAGCGTGGTATTTTTAGTAGCTGGGTTTATTCTTTATGGTGTATTCTTCTCGTTTGAACCATTTAATTGGCTGTTCTGGCTCATTCAAGGCATGTTTGTGTTGCTTTTATTTGGGGCCGATTACGTAGCCAATACAATTGGCTTAAAAAGATTTGGTGCGACGAAAGCGGGAATTATCGGAAGTACCGTCGGGATTTTAATTGGACCATTTATCATTCCTATTTTTGGTATCTTAATTGGCCCGTTTATTGGAGCTGTTTTAGGAGAATTGATTGTTCACCGGACATCTATAAAAAGTGCAATGAAAG
Coding sequences within:
- a CDS encoding DUF456 domain-containing protein → MEWLYWGIVVLCIIVSFVGLIYPIIPSVVFLVAGFILYGVFFSFEPFNWLFWLIQGMFVLLLFGADYVANTIGLKRFGATKAGIIGSTVGILIGPFIIPIFGILIGPFIGAVLGELIVHRTSIKSAMKVGIGSLVGFISSVITKGTLQVIMVSYFLWLVLN